One Candidatus Hydrogenedentota bacterium genomic region harbors:
- the rplM gene encoding 50S ribosomal protein L13, translating into MKTYVPKEGEVQKDWHIIDAEGKVLGRVAAEAAKLIRGKHKPQYTPYLDCGDHVIVINAAKAKVTGNKMVQKMYYRHSGYPGGLSEMNYGEMLSRFPERAMALAIKGMLPHNRLGRKLSTNFRVYAGAEHPHVAQNPKPYEVK; encoded by the coding sequence GTGAAGACCTATGTCCCCAAAGAAGGGGAAGTGCAAAAGGATTGGCACATCATCGATGCCGAAGGCAAGGTGCTGGGCCGCGTTGCCGCCGAGGCCGCCAAGCTGATCCGCGGCAAGCACAAGCCCCAGTATACGCCGTACCTGGACTGCGGCGATCACGTCATCGTGATCAACGCGGCCAAGGCCAAGGTGACTGGTAACAAGATGGTGCAGAAGATGTACTACCGTCACTCGGGCTATCCGGGCGGCCTCTCGGAGATGAATTACGGCGAGATGCTCTCCCGTTTTCCCGAGCGCGCGATGGCGCTGGCCATCAAGGGCATGCTGCCGCACAACCGCCTGGGCCGGAAGTTGAGCACCAATTTCCGGGTCTATGCGGGCGCGGAGCACCCCCACGTGGCCCAGAACCCCAAGCCCTACGAAGTCAAGTAA
- a CDS encoding metallophosphoesterase family protein, which yields MKLTHLSITRRAFLAILLIGLAGCATNPNHVYLTWQGDPSTTMTVNFHSTEAASDLTLHYDTESRGGEPGAYRYAASGASRQIPGLKDERHIHHVEATELEPGATYHFVLADGSDVLTEELRFRPLPGGNAPLRFISGGDMAILPRSYQIARLAGSYDPMFALIGGDMAYADGKLKNAWMWDRWLDMWEEHMVTADGVMIPMVLAIGNHEVNKLEGPPEVRAPFYYGYFPQGGRSYFTLPLRDDTILIVLDSGHAVPHGGAQAEWLDEVLGASAGLRNTIAVYHAPLYPSHRDYEDGRAVEGRTHWLPIFDKHGLRVAFENHDHTFKRTKVLRGGAVAESGTVYLGDGSMGVNPRPVQERWYLEKASGTPHFWLCEIDDTGMRFRAISAAEDLLDDLTLN from the coding sequence ATGAAACTCACCCACCTTTCAATTACACGACGGGCGTTCCTGGCAATTCTGCTCATCGGTCTCGCGGGCTGCGCCACCAATCCGAATCACGTCTATCTGACGTGGCAGGGCGACCCGAGCACGACGATGACAGTCAATTTCCACAGCACGGAAGCGGCGTCCGACCTCACCCTTCATTATGACACCGAGTCTCGCGGCGGTGAGCCCGGCGCGTATCGCTATGCGGCATCCGGGGCGTCCCGCCAGATACCGGGGCTGAAGGACGAGCGCCACATTCATCACGTAGAAGCTACGGAACTCGAACCCGGCGCCACCTATCACTTCGTGCTGGCGGACGGCTCGGACGTCTTGACGGAGGAATTGCGCTTTCGCCCGCTTCCCGGCGGAAACGCGCCGCTCCGCTTCATCTCGGGCGGAGATATGGCGATACTTCCGCGCTCCTATCAGATTGCGCGCCTGGCGGGCAGCTACGACCCGATGTTCGCCCTCATCGGCGGCGATATGGCCTACGCCGACGGGAAGCTTAAGAACGCCTGGATGTGGGACCGCTGGCTTGACATGTGGGAGGAGCACATGGTCACGGCGGATGGCGTGATGATCCCGATGGTGCTGGCGATCGGCAACCACGAGGTCAACAAATTGGAAGGCCCGCCGGAAGTGCGCGCCCCCTTTTACTACGGCTACTTCCCGCAGGGCGGGCGCTCGTATTTCACACTGCCGCTCCGGGACGACACGATCCTGATCGTGCTCGACTCCGGCCACGCGGTACCCCACGGTGGCGCCCAGGCCGAATGGCTGGACGAGGTGCTTGGCGCCAGCGCCGGCCTCCGCAACACCATCGCGGTCTACCACGCGCCGCTGTATCCCAGCCACCGGGATTACGAGGACGGGCGCGCGGTTGAGGGCCGGACCCACTGGCTGCCCATCTTCGACAAGCACGGGCTCCGGGTGGCTTTCGAGAACCACGACCATACCTTCAAGCGCACGAAGGTGTTGCGCGGGGGCGCGGTAGCGGAGTCCGGCACCGTTTACCTCGGCGATGGCAGCATGGGCGTCAACCCGCGGCCGGTCCAGGAGCGCTGGTACCTGGAAAAGGCCTCGGGAACGCCCCATTTCTGGCTGTGCGAGATCGACGACACGGGGATGCGCTTCCGCGCGATCAGCGCCGCGGAAGATCTGCTCGACGACCTGACGCTGAACTAG
- a CDS encoding glycosyltransferase: protein MRIALVYDGVYPYSVGGGEKLFHDLARYLGQRHDVSVLGLKMWDGPEVIEVAPRVRIHGICVPDAAGTLQAGDARGVRQALRFARSACSALRQLGPFDVVDCMSIPYFPLYAAHLQCRASGAALVSTWLECWGRDHWREYLGSEIKARVASAVERYAMRLPRHIVSISPQTSEALSRAGVDAARLTTITPWLDWPAIQSAQPGRESYDVLFVGRLIKSKGADLLIEAVAFAAAHRPGLRCRIVGDGPERPRLEALVVQLGLSETVTFSGFLDCHDDVIAVMKAARLLVLPSRREGFGIVVIEAAAAGAVPITIDTPNNAARNLVRESGCGAVCADSPEELAEAIQHFLDLPEGRYAAEQDRGRAWARQYDFPRAAEAYEAVYTRVAGEARG, encoded by the coding sequence GTGCGTATTGCGTTGGTCTACGATGGCGTCTACCCGTACTCCGTGGGGGGCGGCGAAAAGCTCTTTCACGACTTGGCGCGGTATCTGGGGCAGCGCCACGATGTAAGTGTGCTCGGCTTGAAAATGTGGGACGGGCCGGAAGTCATTGAGGTCGCGCCCCGCGTCCGGATTCACGGTATTTGCGTGCCCGATGCGGCCGGCACGCTCCAGGCCGGGGACGCGCGCGGCGTGCGCCAGGCGCTCCGCTTCGCGCGCTCGGCCTGCAGCGCCCTCCGGCAACTGGGCCCGTTTGACGTGGTGGACTGTATGTCCATTCCCTACTTTCCCCTTTATGCGGCCCACCTTCAATGCCGCGCTTCGGGGGCCGCGCTGGTATCCACATGGCTGGAGTGCTGGGGGCGGGATCACTGGCGGGAATACCTGGGATCCGAGATCAAAGCGCGCGTTGCCAGCGCCGTGGAGCGCTACGCCATGCGCCTGCCCCGGCACATCGTCTCCATTTCGCCACAGACCTCGGAGGCCCTTTCCCGTGCGGGGGTGGACGCCGCGCGGCTGACGACCATCACGCCGTGGCTAGACTGGCCCGCCATTCAGTCCGCGCAACCGGGCCGGGAATCGTACGACGTCTTGTTTGTCGGGCGTCTAATCAAGTCAAAGGGCGCGGATTTGCTGATCGAGGCTGTTGCGTTCGCGGCGGCGCATCGGCCCGGATTGCGCTGCCGCATCGTGGGCGACGGGCCGGAGCGCCCGCGCCTGGAAGCACTCGTGGTGCAACTTGGGCTGAGCGAGACGGTAACATTTTCGGGGTTCCTGGATTGCCATGATGACGTCATCGCCGTCATGAAGGCCGCCCGCCTGCTGGTGCTGCCTTCGCGTCGCGAGGGATTCGGTATTGTCGTCATTGAAGCGGCGGCGGCGGGCGCCGTTCCAATTACCATCGACACCCCCAACAATGCCGCGCGCAACCTCGTTCGGGAATCGGGCTGCGGCGCGGTTTGCGCGGACAGTCCAGAAGAACTGGCCGAGGCGATTCAGCATTTTCTCGATCTTCCGGAGGGCCGCTACGCCGCGGAACAGGATCGGGGGCGTGCCTGGGCGCGCCAGTACGACTTTCCACGGGCGGCGGAAGCCTATGAAGCCGTTTACACGCGGGTGGCGGGGGAGGCGCGCGGATGA
- the yaaA gene encoding peroxide stress protein YaaA: MYILLPPSEGKSSRAGRGVLGADPGVNPDDTRAVLDHVNRLRPAERARFYGLKDAGKCAAAHALNTVCFEASALPAIERYTGVVYDHIGYPTLRKKASARKRVLIVSALFGLIPAGAPIPDYKLSMNPWLARYWKPINSARLANLASGEPVLDLLSQSYRKAVEHPNLITVDFRVEGGKKAAGHFGKAIKGRFVRWILENNVQSAADFVDFTEEGYRFDGSNFVQS, translated from the coding sequence ATGTATATCCTGCTTCCCCCGAGCGAGGGGAAATCCTCCCGCGCCGGTCGCGGTGTGTTGGGCGCGGACCCTGGCGTGAATCCGGACGATACGCGCGCGGTGCTGGACCATGTCAACCGGCTGCGGCCCGCCGAGCGCGCCCGGTTTTACGGCCTGAAAGATGCCGGCAAGTGCGCGGCGGCTCATGCCCTGAACACCGTCTGCTTCGAGGCATCCGCCCTGCCCGCGATCGAGCGCTATACCGGCGTGGTCTATGACCACATCGGCTACCCCACGCTGCGAAAGAAGGCTTCGGCGCGCAAACGGGTTCTGATCGTGTCCGCGCTGTTCGGACTGATTCCCGCGGGCGCGCCAATTCCGGACTACAAACTCTCGATGAACCCGTGGTTGGCCCGCTACTGGAAACCCATCAATTCGGCGCGCCTGGCGAACCTGGCTAGCGGCGAGCCGGTGCTGGATCTCTTGTCACAGAGCTACCGGAAGGCCGTGGAGCACCCCAACCTGATCACGGTGGATTTTCGCGTGGAGGGCGGCAAGAAGGCGGCCGGTCATTTCGGGAAGGCGATTAAGGGGCGTTTCGTGCGGTGGATTCTGGAAAACAACGTACAAAGCGCGGCGGATTTCGTGGATTTCACGGAAGAGGGCTACCGCTTCGACGGGTCGAATTTCGTGCAGTCCTGA
- the rpsI gene encoding 30S ribosomal protein S9, with amino-acid sequence MIDKKTNEIVAVGRRKRASARVRIKPGTGKFIVNGKEVKDYLERDVLVSLAKQPFAATGTVDQFDVRAICDGGGISGQAGALRLGVARALMENDANLRTTLRTAGLLTRDAREVERKKYGQPGARKRFQFSKR; translated from the coding sequence GTGATTGATAAGAAAACCAACGAGATTGTTGCTGTCGGTCGCCGCAAGCGGGCCAGCGCGCGGGTCCGGATTAAGCCGGGCACCGGCAAGTTCATCGTGAACGGCAAGGAAGTGAAGGACTACCTCGAGCGCGATGTGCTCGTGTCCCTCGCCAAGCAGCCGTTCGCGGCCACCGGCACCGTGGACCAGTTCGATGTGCGCGCCATCTGCGACGGCGGCGGCATTTCCGGGCAGGCGGGCGCGCTGCGCCTGGGTGTGGCCCGCGCCTTGATGGAAAACGACGCGAACCTGCGCACGACGCTGCGTACGGCCGGCCTGCTGACCCGCGACGCGCGCGAAGTCGAGCGCAAGAAGTACGGCCAGCCCGGCGCGCGCAAGCGCTTCCAGTTCTCGAAGCGCTGA
- a CDS encoding TlpA family protein disulfide reductase — translation MRYIREYGTTAAIVLAGVFLVYLVAWAPAHPLNGQPAPPFTLNGLEGNSVALADHLGKDVVVLDFWASWCPPCRKGLPVLDALAREYADRNVAVYAVNIREDARLVKDFFEQNKLSVPVLLDEKGLVADGYGVTGIPQTVIIDRSGTISAIHVGVSPFGFESAMRADIDAALAAGAATETAADPAG, via the coding sequence ATGCGTTACATCCGGGAATATGGCACAACCGCCGCAATCGTTCTGGCCGGCGTCTTCCTCGTCTACCTGGTCGCCTGGGCCCCCGCCCATCCCCTGAACGGACAGCCCGCGCCGCCCTTCACCCTGAACGGGCTGGAGGGCAATTCCGTCGCGTTGGCGGACCACCTCGGCAAGGACGTCGTCGTGCTGGATTTCTGGGCCTCGTGGTGCCCGCCGTGCCGGAAGGGGCTGCCGGTGCTCGACGCCCTGGCCCGGGAGTATGCGGATCGCAACGTCGCCGTGTACGCCGTGAACATCCGCGAAGACGCACGGCTCGTGAAGGACTTCTTCGAGCAGAACAAACTATCCGTCCCCGTGCTCTTGGACGAAAAAGGGCTCGTCGCCGACGGCTATGGCGTAACGGGCATCCCGCAGACCGTGATTATCGATCGCTCGGGAACCATTTCCGCCATCCACGTCGGCGTGTCTCCCTTTGGATTCGAGAGCGCCATGCGCGCGGACATCGACGCCGCACTCGCCGCCGGAGCCGCGACGGAAACGGCCGCAGACCCCGCCGGTTGA
- a CDS encoding glycosyltransferase family 2 protein, producing the protein MARERSGAAPDAAPGSSSNVREPSAVNSVEVSVVMPCLNEEKTVGICVRKALASLEAAGAAGEVIIADNGSTDRSREIARECGARVVDVKAKGYGAALRGGIEAARGTYIIMGDSDDSYDFAHLEPFIAKLREGHDLVMGNRFAGGIAPGAMPPLHRYLGNPVLSYLGRLLFRTPIRDFHCGLRGFSKAAFDRMDLRTTGMEFASEIVVKAALGAMRITEVPTTLSPDGRDRPPHLRSWRDGWRHLRFLLIFSPRWLFLYPGLVMVAGGGIVAVLMLLLSSPRTNTFVVALALAMIGMQSIFFSVLVRTFAEREGLLPREAHLGRLRRALTLERGVAAGIAVFLLGTIGIAAATVWWGVTGFETFPRELTRALVIPSAFALILGVQVVLNSFVLSIIALEHIGRAAPVADHGHPEAN; encoded by the coding sequence ATGGCGCGGGAGAGGTCTGGGGCGGCCCCGGATGCCGCCCCAGGATCTTCCAGCAACGTCCGGGAACCCAGCGCCGTGAATTCAGTCGAAGTCTCTGTGGTCATGCCCTGCCTCAACGAGGAAAAGACCGTGGGGATCTGTGTGCGCAAGGCCCTGGCTTCGCTCGAGGCCGCCGGAGCCGCGGGCGAAGTGATCATCGCCGACAACGGCAGCACGGACCGATCCCGCGAGATTGCGCGGGAGTGCGGAGCCCGGGTCGTGGACGTGAAGGCGAAGGGCTATGGCGCCGCGCTGCGCGGGGGCATCGAGGCCGCCCGGGGAACCTACATCATCATGGGGGATTCCGACGACAGCTACGATTTCGCCCACCTGGAGCCCTTCATCGCCAAACTGCGCGAAGGCCATGACCTGGTCATGGGAAACCGCTTCGCCGGCGGCATCGCGCCGGGCGCCATGCCCCCGCTGCATCGCTACCTCGGCAATCCGGTCCTCAGCTACCTCGGCCGGCTCCTGTTTCGCACCCCGATTCGCGATTTTCACTGCGGCCTGCGCGGCTTCAGCAAGGCGGCCTTCGATCGCATGGATCTGCGCACGACCGGCATGGAGTTCGCCAGCGAAATCGTGGTGAAGGCGGCCCTGGGCGCCATGCGCATCACCGAAGTCCCCACAACCCTCAGCCCCGACGGACGCGACCGCCCGCCCCACCTTCGATCATGGCGGGACGGCTGGCGCCACCTGCGCTTTCTGCTCATTTTCAGCCCGCGCTGGCTCTTTCTCTATCCGGGTCTTGTTATGGTCGCGGGCGGCGGCATTGTGGCGGTGCTCATGCTGCTGCTGTCCTCGCCCCGCACGAACACGTTCGTTGTCGCGCTCGCGCTCGCCATGATCGGGATGCAATCCATCTTTTTCTCGGTGCTCGTGCGGACCTTCGCCGAGCGCGAAGGGTTGCTGCCGCGAGAGGCGCATCTCGGCCGGTTGCGGCGCGCGCTCACGCTCGAGCGCGGAGTCGCCGCGGGCATTGCCGTCTTTCTCCTCGGAACAATCGGCATCGCCGCCGCCACCGTCTGGTGGGGGGTAACCGGATTTGAGACGTTTCCGCGCGAACTCACCCGCGCCCTGGTGATTCCCTCCGCCTTCGCGCTCATACTGGGGGTGCAGGTGGTGTTGAATTCCTTCGTGCTGAGTATTATCGCCCTGGAGCACATTGGTCGGGCGGCCCCGGTCGCGGATCATGGCCATCCGGAGGCGAATTAG
- a CDS encoding ankyrin repeat domain-containing protein — protein sequence MDLNWIRVAPIVLLGALAGLSCKQDAPPTSEGVPTRAALPNPPAPPPVELPPDAVLDPFTGQPIPGRKPLVIDPKPYRPPVRAEDLEPKPTLDALLDLFRRGVAHPLAPRAWRVAGLAPHASLHDAVAAADLYAVIDRVAGGADVNVRNADGQTPLHVAAAENRPHIAEALIGRGADIALQDALGNSVLHLAAKATHVYTLEHLASRGGSLEARNARNYTPLHEAAEAGELFAVQHLVRLGADMNSLADPDRLSIPAVLAAQQGHWEVTRFFRRAGQMLPLHLMAGYGDLPGVREALDDRPDAVDLPDALQNTPLMAAVRAGQVAVVEFLLEKGAQVQLTNMEGDSPLAMALRQAHLDCADRLIEAGADLNATRNAGHERTLLNEAVLANSPEVVAHMVERGADPAFADPGGRTPLHVAVDINSAEKATILIEAGADPAAPNSEGWSPILLAARRGLTPLLDVMAVREGVLEQPGPEGRAPIHLAAANARAETVSWLLERGLPADGLDAEGRTPLHGAAAAGAADIAAALLDAGCPPDAKDAASQTPLLVAASAGADAVALLLLDRGAAPDAADSAMKNALYRAVEAGHVALARELHARGVPAGAPDEQGRSPLFAAAARSEGEAAAWLIELGLDATAKDNSGLTPLHVAAAQGGLEPLRALITAGASVHASDSAGCAPLHHAARRGNTRIMQALVEAGAAPDVRDSAGQTPLHEAARAGNAPAIQFLCAAGGGPDLLDAVGSTPMHAAAAARSVDAVRQLIACGASVRIRNSQGFTPRAMLAMSPADEAGENLDGETAAARVRAVLDAVVCEEYLAAATRGDVAGLRELFSMYPDLVAAETLGRAPAHWAAQYGQTGALRQLKEFGVSLEAPGGFGGGYTPLHLATAGGQAETVRWLLEAGVSPAAASASGQTALDIARELGLEEIAKLLTPAPEAGG from the coding sequence ATGGACCTCAATTGGATTCGCGTGGCCCCCATCGTTCTGTTGGGCGCGCTGGCCGGCCTGTCGTGCAAGCAGGATGCGCCCCCGACTTCCGAGGGCGTGCCAACGCGCGCGGCGCTCCCCAACCCGCCGGCGCCGCCCCCGGTTGAACTGCCGCCCGACGCCGTCCTCGATCCATTTACGGGCCAGCCCATTCCCGGACGCAAGCCGCTGGTGATCGATCCGAAACCCTACCGCCCGCCCGTGCGCGCCGAGGATCTCGAACCGAAACCCACGCTGGACGCACTGCTCGACCTGTTCAGGCGCGGCGTGGCGCACCCGCTGGCCCCCCGGGCCTGGCGTGTGGCGGGCCTGGCGCCCCATGCCTCACTTCACGACGCCGTCGCGGCCGCCGACTTGTATGCCGTAATCGATCGCGTCGCGGGCGGGGCCGATGTAAACGTTCGTAACGCGGATGGCCAGACCCCGCTCCACGTGGCTGCGGCGGAGAATCGGCCCCACATCGCCGAAGCGCTGATTGGGCGGGGCGCGGATATCGCGCTACAGGACGCGCTGGGCAATTCGGTGCTGCACCTGGCCGCGAAAGCGACCCACGTGTACACACTCGAACACCTGGCCAGCCGCGGCGGCTCGCTCGAAGCGCGCAACGCCCGGAATTATACCCCGCTGCACGAAGCCGCCGAGGCCGGGGAACTGTTCGCCGTGCAACACCTCGTGCGCCTGGGCGCGGACATGAACAGCCTGGCCGACCCCGACAGACTCTCGATACCGGCGGTCCTGGCCGCACAGCAGGGGCATTGGGAGGTGACGCGATTCTTCCGGCGCGCCGGCCAGATGCTCCCCTTGCATCTCATGGCGGGTTACGGCGATCTCCCCGGCGTGCGCGAGGCGCTTGACGATAGGCCCGATGCGGTTGATCTGCCGGATGCGCTGCAAAACACGCCCCTGATGGCCGCGGTGCGCGCAGGCCAGGTCGCGGTGGTTGAATTCTTGCTCGAAAAGGGCGCGCAGGTCCAGTTGACCAATATGGAGGGAGATTCGCCCCTTGCCATGGCGCTGAGGCAGGCGCACCTGGATTGCGCGGACCGGCTTATTGAGGCCGGGGCCGACTTGAACGCCACGCGCAACGCGGGACACGAGCGCACCCTGCTCAATGAGGCGGTCCTCGCCAATTCGCCCGAGGTCGTGGCCCACATGGTCGAGCGCGGCGCGGATCCGGCCTTCGCCGATCCCGGCGGCAGGACGCCCCTGCACGTGGCCGTCGACATCAACAGCGCTGAAAAGGCGACGATCTTGATCGAGGCCGGGGCCGACCCCGCCGCGCCCAATAGCGAGGGCTGGTCGCCCATACTCCTGGCGGCCCGGCGCGGGCTTACGCCGCTGCTGGACGTGATGGCAGTGCGCGAGGGCGTGCTCGAACAGCCGGGCCCGGAGGGGCGAGCCCCTATCCACCTCGCCGCCGCGAATGCGCGTGCGGAGACCGTCTCCTGGTTGCTGGAACGGGGCCTGCCTGCCGATGGCCTCGACGCCGAAGGCCGGACGCCATTGCACGGCGCAGCGGCGGCCGGCGCGGCGGACATTGCGGCGGCGCTGCTGGATGCCGGGTGTCCCCCCGACGCGAAGGATGCCGCCAGCCAGACCCCGCTGCTTGTTGCGGCAAGCGCGGGAGCGGACGCGGTAGCGTTGCTCCTCCTTGACCGGGGCGCGGCCCCTGATGCCGCGGATTCCGCGATGAAAAATGCTTTGTACCGTGCCGTGGAAGCCGGCCACGTGGCCCTCGCCCGGGAACTGCACGCCCGCGGCGTGCCGGCCGGCGCGCCGGATGAACAGGGGCGATCTCCCTTGTTCGCGGCCGCCGCGCGCTCCGAAGGCGAAGCCGCCGCCTGGCTCATAGAGCTGGGTCTCGATGCGACCGCGAAAGATAACTCGGGCCTTACCCCGCTACACGTCGCGGCGGCGCAGGGAGGCCTGGAGCCGCTGCGCGCCCTGATTACGGCGGGCGCCAGCGTCCACGCGTCCGATTCCGCGGGCTGCGCGCCACTGCACCACGCGGCCCGGCGCGGTAACACCAGGATCATGCAAGCGCTCGTGGAAGCCGGCGCGGCGCCCGATGTTCGGGACTCGGCGGGGCAGACGCCGTTGCACGAAGCCGCGCGCGCGGGTAATGCCCCGGCCATCCAATTCCTCTGTGCGGCGGGGGGAGGCCCGGATCTGCTGGACGCCGTCGGCAGCACGCCCATGCACGCCGCCGCCGCGGCCCGGTCGGTGGACGCCGTGCGCCAGTTGATTGCCTGCGGCGCGAGCGTCCGCATTCGCAACAGCCAGGGCTTCACCCCACGCGCGATGCTCGCCATGAGCCCGGCGGATGAAGCCGGCGAAAACCTGGATGGCGAAACCGCCGCCGCGCGCGTTCGTGCCGTGCTCGACGCCGTGGTTTGCGAGGAATACCTCGCCGCCGCTACCCGCGGCGACGTGGCGGGGCTGCGGGAACTGTTTTCCATGTACCCCGATCTGGTGGCGGCCGAGACGCTGGGTCGCGCGCCCGCGCACTGGGCCGCGCAGTACGGCCAGACCGGGGCGCTCCGGCAACTCAAAGAGTTTGGCGTTTCGTTGGAGGCGCCGGGTGGATTCGGCGGCGGCTACACGCCGCTCCACCTCGCGACCGCCGGCGGGCAGGCCGAAACTGTGCGCTGGCTGCTGGAGGCGGGCGTTTCACCCGCCGCGGCGAGCGCCAGTGGTCAGACTGCCCTGGATATCGCGCGGGAATTGGGCCTGGAAGAGATTGCAAAGCTGCTCACGCCGGCGCCGGAAGCCGGGGGTTGA
- a CDS encoding class I SAM-dependent methyltransferase, producing the protein MWLEKVGYTLYWCGPCQFGFVYPAPTGGALSKYYGALASGLSSCCSWEVEPVHKIGLWESMLGRAEKRIGPGPLLDVGCGAGQFIQVAERAGWGPVTGIEISDTAAALAEKASSATIHRGAWSDVSLPANTYAAAALLDVLEHDRDPAALLAYIRNALRPGGCLLITVPNVAGLSLRCFGASAGVVIPPEHLSYFSRRSLARMLAQLGFELVWVSTCDLYLKDWLRYLPRSARGEVPADARVAHREGYLHWYRRLTGPLALAGIRAANVFLGITGLGDQLVCVARKREA; encoded by the coding sequence ATGTGGCTGGAGAAAGTGGGGTACACGCTCTACTGGTGCGGCCCCTGTCAATTCGGCTTCGTGTATCCCGCGCCAACCGGCGGCGCATTGTCGAAGTACTACGGTGCGCTGGCGTCCGGGCTCAGCTCCTGCTGTTCCTGGGAGGTGGAGCCCGTTCACAAAATCGGGCTCTGGGAATCGATGCTGGGGCGGGCGGAGAAACGGATCGGCCCCGGCCCGCTGCTGGACGTGGGCTGTGGCGCTGGCCAGTTTATTCAGGTCGCGGAGCGCGCCGGCTGGGGCCCGGTAACGGGAATCGAGATCTCGGATACGGCGGCCGCACTGGCGGAGAAGGCGTCGAGCGCGACGATTCACCGCGGCGCCTGGTCCGATGTTTCGCTGCCTGCCAATACCTACGCGGCGGCCGCGCTCCTGGATGTGCTGGAGCACGACCGCGACCCGGCCGCGTTGCTGGCCTACATCCGGAATGCCCTGCGTCCGGGTGGATGTCTCCTTATCACGGTTCCCAACGTGGCGGGCCTTTCGCTACGCTGTTTTGGGGCGTCCGCGGGCGTCGTGATTCCCCCCGAGCACCTGTCGTATTTTAGCCGGCGTTCACTGGCGCGCATGCTGGCGCAATTGGGATTCGAGTTGGTATGGGTCTCCACCTGTGACCTCTATCTGAAAGATTGGCTCCGCTACCTGCCGCGAAGCGCGCGTGGCGAAGTTCCCGCGGATGCCCGCGTGGCGCATCGCGAAGGATATCTCCACTGGTACCGGCGCCTGACCGGGCCGCTCGCCCTGGCGGGAATACGCGCGGCCAATGTGTTCCTCGGGATTACTGGCCTCGGCGATCAGCTGGTTTGCGTGGCGCGGAAGCGGGAGGCGTGA